A region from the Syntrophorhabdaceae bacterium genome encodes:
- the cobI gene encoding precorrin-2 C(20)-methyltransferase: protein MKAGKLYVIGVGPGDPELLTLKGARTLGRISCIVVPKGREEGSSLALSIARKAVDLSGKEVVEVHFPMVKASRDESHGACDLEWNGAVETIAGRLNEGRDIAFLTIGDPAIYSTFFNIYDRLIRSDPRLEIEIIPGVSSINASAARACLSLGLGDGKIALIPAPYEEHLREILEKFDTVVLMKVYKVMEKVRRALDETGLTGKAVYVSRVGMEGEKVIEDITSLTEADMDYFSLVIVRK from the coding sequence ATGAAGGCGGGAAAACTCTATGTCATAGGGGTGGGGCCGGGAGACCCGGAACTGCTGACCCTGAAGGGCGCGAGGACTCTCGGAAGAATTTCCTGCATCGTGGTGCCCAAGGGAAGGGAAGAGGGGAGCAGCCTCGCCCTTTCCATTGCGCGCAAGGCGGTAGACCTCAGCGGAAAAGAGGTCGTGGAGGTGCATTTTCCCATGGTGAAGGCGTCACGCGACGAATCCCATGGCGCATGCGACCTGGAATGGAACGGGGCAGTCGAAACGATTGCGGGAAGGCTCAATGAGGGCCGCGACATTGCATTCCTTACCATCGGCGACCCCGCTATCTACAGCACTTTTTTCAACATCTACGACAGACTTATCCGATCGGACCCGCGACTTGAGATCGAGATCATTCCCGGGGTCTCCTCTATCAATGCGTCGGCCGCCCGGGCCTGTCTCTCTCTCGGGCTCGGAGACGGAAAGATCGCATTGATCCCTGCCCCATATGAGGAGCATCTGCGGGAGATTCTTGAAAAATTCGATACGGTGGTGCTGATGAAGGTCTATAAAGTCATGGAAAAGGTCCGCCGCGCCCTCGATGAAACGGGCCTTACCGGAAAGGCTGTGTATGTCTCGAGGGTGGGAATGGAAGGCGAGAAGGTCATAGAAGATATTACATCCCTCACGGAGGCTGACATGGACTATTTTTCTCTGGTGATCGTGCGAAAATGA
- the cobM gene encoding precorrin-4 C(11)-methyltransferase — translation MKEKGTVYFVGAGPGDPELITLKGRRLLDEAHVVVYAGSLVNPALLEGIKAEIYDSAGMTLDEIIGVMNSAVSAGRMVVRLHTGDTSFFSAISEQIERLKQLGIDYCVVPGVSSAMAGAAVLGQELTIPEVSQTVIFTRMEGRTPVPEKERLDALARHGSTMVIFLSAGLIREVREELLKGYGDQTPFVVIEKASWPDQKVVRGVLKEMVEIVEEAGIRKTALIYVGESLRASVGPLGKESKLYHKDFTHEYRK, via the coding sequence ATGAAAGAAAAAGGGACCGTATACTTCGTCGGCGCGGGTCCCGGGGACCCGGAGCTGATCACCCTGAAAGGACGGAGGCTTCTCGATGAGGCCCATGTGGTAGTCTATGCGGGCAGTCTCGTCAATCCCGCGCTCCTCGAAGGCATAAAGGCCGAGATATACGATTCGGCGGGGATGACCCTCGATGAGATTATCGGGGTGATGAATTCGGCTGTTTCCGCGGGGCGCATGGTAGTGAGGCTCCACACGGGAGACACATCCTTCTTCAGTGCCATATCGGAGCAAATCGAACGGTTGAAACAGCTGGGTATTGACTACTGTGTGGTGCCGGGGGTCTCATCCGCCATGGCAGGGGCTGCGGTTCTGGGCCAGGAGCTCACCATCCCCGAGGTAAGCCAGACCGTCATATTTACGAGGATGGAAGGGAGGACCCCTGTTCCGGAGAAGGAGCGACTCGACGCGCTCGCCAGGCATGGGTCGACCATGGTGATCTTCCTGAGCGCAGGATTGATCAGAGAGGTCCGGGAGGAGCTTCTGAAAGGCTATGGAGACCAGACGCCCTTCGTGGTCATCGAAAAGGCATCATGGCCCGATCAGAAGGTGGTACGGGGGGTATTGAAAGAGATGGTCGAGATCGTTGAAGAGGCGGGCATACGGAAGACAGCCCTTATCTATGTGGGCGAATCTCTCAGAGCCTCTGTCGGGCCACTGGGCAAGGAATCGAAGCTATATCACAAGGACTTCACTCATGAGTACAGAAAATAG
- the cobJ gene encoding precorrin-3B C(17)-methyltransferase, with translation MSTENRTALFYITREGRGLGVRLGRLYPALTIRKFSRKAVEELWGSYGTLLFVMAAGIVVRTISGLMKGKRTDPAVILLDEKGQNVISLLSGHLGGANTRTKEIAAFLGAHAVITTGSDVAGLPSLDLWAREEGLAIEDWSLLPKTGARLLDKGNLNVYSGTQIDLPTGLTRVDNPQNADILITNRRNTPGEGLYLRPRNLVVGVGCNRGTSVEEIEETVRAVLDEHGFSFLSLFRLATIDIKTGEPGIKAFCARNSLELLSFTASELNGVAGITVSEAARRATGAKAVAEPSALLGAGAASLLVRKEKRGNVTVAVAERSKAWPVEGRPKGHTPPGRIYVVGIGPGGREHMTPRAISAIRDSEVIVGYGTYVALIRDLLGNKKVFSTGMTHEIERCAGAIQAAGEGSTVAVISGGDPGIYAMAGLVFELLMKPGDRPLPPVEVIPGISALNASAARLGAPLMHDFASVSLSDRLTSWETIAKRLEAAAMADFVIVLYNPRSRGRAGHLKKAAEIIAKHRAPATAVGIVRRAMREDESAVLTTLEGMLDHEIDMQTTVIIGNSKTFTWNNIMITPRGYEEMIASRQSITEKPSRG, from the coding sequence ATGAGTACAGAAAATAGGACGGCCCTCTTTTATATTACCCGTGAAGGACGGGGGCTCGGGGTGCGTCTCGGGAGGCTCTATCCCGCATTGACGATCCGGAAATTCTCGAGAAAGGCGGTGGAGGAATTGTGGGGCTCTTATGGAACGCTTCTCTTTGTCATGGCCGCCGGTATTGTGGTGCGGACTATCTCGGGTCTCATGAAGGGCAAACGGACCGATCCCGCGGTGATTCTCCTCGACGAGAAGGGGCAGAACGTAATCAGCCTCTTGAGTGGCCATCTCGGCGGCGCCAATACGCGGACGAAGGAGATCGCCGCCTTTTTGGGGGCCCACGCGGTCATCACCACCGGGTCCGACGTGGCGGGACTCCCTTCCCTCGACCTCTGGGCCCGCGAAGAGGGCCTTGCCATCGAAGATTGGAGTCTCCTCCCAAAAACAGGCGCGAGGTTACTCGATAAAGGGAATTTAAATGTCTACAGCGGGACGCAGATCGACCTTCCCACCGGGCTCACACGGGTCGATAACCCTCAAAATGCGGATATCCTGATAACGAACAGAAGAAATACCCCCGGTGAAGGCCTTTACCTCAGGCCCCGAAACCTCGTAGTCGGGGTAGGATGCAACCGTGGGACATCCGTTGAGGAGATCGAGGAAACGGTGAGGGCAGTGCTCGACGAGCACGGGTTCTCATTTCTTTCCCTATTCCGCCTTGCCACGATTGACATAAAAACCGGGGAGCCGGGAATCAAAGCCTTCTGCGCGAGAAATTCCCTGGAGCTCCTTTCCTTTACCGCCTCCGAGCTTAACGGAGTGGCCGGGATAACGGTCTCGGAGGCCGCCCGAAGAGCCACCGGGGCCAAGGCGGTGGCCGAGCCTTCAGCGCTTCTCGGGGCCGGGGCAGCGTCTCTTCTCGTGAGAAAAGAGAAGAGGGGAAATGTGACCGTAGCGGTGGCTGAGAGGTCAAAGGCATGGCCGGTGGAGGGGCGACCTAAAGGTCACACGCCGCCCGGAAGGATCTATGTGGTCGGCATCGGCCCCGGCGGCAGGGAGCACATGACGCCCCGTGCCATTTCCGCGATCAGGGATTCTGAGGTGATTGTGGGCTATGGCACTTATGTTGCTCTGATCAGGGACCTTCTCGGTAATAAGAAAGTCTTTTCCACGGGCATGACGCACGAGATAGAGAGATGCGCCGGGGCGATTCAGGCTGCTGGGGAAGGGAGCACCGTGGCGGTGATAAGCGGCGGCGACCCGGGTATTTACGCCATGGCAGGGTTGGTTTTCGAGCTATTGATGAAGCCGGGCGATAGACCCCTGCCTCCTGTGGAGGTGATTCCCGGGATCTCTGCCCTCAACGCATCCGCGGCGCGACTAGGCGCGCCCCTGATGCACGATTTCGCATCCGTGAGCCTCTCCGACAGGCTTACCTCGTGGGAAACCATCGCAAAGAGGCTTGAGGCCGCCGCCATGGCCGATTTCGTCATCGTCCTGTATAACCCCAGGAGCCGGGGCAGGGCGGGCCACTTAAAAAAGGCAGCGGAGATAATTGCGAAGCACAGGGCCCCTGCCACTGCCGTGGGCATTGTGAGGCGGGCCATGAGGGAAGATGAGAGCGCGGTGCTCACTACCCTCGAAGGAATGCTCGATCATGAGATAGACATGCAGACCACGGTGATAATCGGCAATTCGAAAACTTTTACCTGGAACAATATTATGATTACGCCCCGCGGCTACGAGGAGATGATCGCGTCCAGGCAGTCAATTACGGAGAAGCCTTCGCGCGGGTAG
- a CDS encoding transglutaminase-like domain-containing protein codes for MDTCLRSTFFIDADHEAVRRVAEDLTSGLLSDCEKGVRLYYFVRDLIRYNPYMISTHRDDFRASLTLERGQGYCVQKAILLTALGRAVGIPARLAFAKIRNHRLPNHLREAIGTDILPAHGFSQLYIQGRWLSVTPAFDRELCAKNSMPPVEFDGGHDALLAPFDGEGKPFIEYLEKYEPQEDLPLAWLTGRVRSIWGHKRSWINEQDSEGHTMASGFRFQRKEKVL; via the coding sequence ATGGACACCTGCCTTCGATCGACCTTCTTTATAGATGCGGACCATGAGGCGGTCCGACGCGTTGCAGAGGACCTCACCTCCGGTCTTCTTTCGGATTGCGAGAAAGGGGTAAGGCTCTACTATTTTGTCCGCGACCTCATTCGGTATAACCCTTATATGATCTCCACTCACCGCGATGACTTCAGGGCAAGCCTTACCCTTGAGAGAGGGCAGGGGTATTGCGTTCAGAAGGCAATACTTCTTACGGCCCTGGGGCGGGCAGTAGGGATACCGGCGCGGCTGGCCTTTGCGAAAATCAGAAACCACAGACTCCCAAATCACTTACGGGAGGCGATCGGAACCGATATCTTGCCCGCTCATGGCTTCAGCCAACTTTACATTCAGGGTAGGTGGCTCAGCGTTACCCCCGCGTTCGATCGGGAGCTTTGCGCGAAAAACAGCATGCCCCCGGTTGAATTCGACGGCGGACATGATGCGTTGCTTGCGCCCTTTGATGGGGAGGGAAAACCTTTCATTGAATATCTGGAAAAATACGAGCCACAGGAGGACCTTCCCTTAGCATGGCTGACGGGCAGGGTACGCTCCATATGGGGTCACAAAAGGTCATGGATTAATGAACAGGACTCTGAAGGACATACCATGGCATCGGGGTTCCGGTTTCAAAGAAAGGAAAAAGTATTGTAG